A genomic window from Bacillus mesophilus includes:
- a CDS encoding alpha/beta-type small acid-soluble spore protein, with translation MASNNSNQLLVPGVEQALDQMKYEIANEFGVNLGADTTSRANGSVGGEITKRLVSMAEQQLGGSFQQR, from the coding sequence ATGGCAAGCAACAACTCAAACCAACTTTTAGTACCTGGAGTAGAACAAGCACTAGATCAAATGAAGTATGAGATCGCTAACGAGTTTGGTGTAAACTTAGGAGCAGATACTACTTCTCGTGCAAACGGTTCTGTAGGTGGAGAAATCACTAAGCGTTTAGTATCTATGGCTGAACAACAACTTGGTGGATCTTTCCAACAACGTTAA
- a CDS encoding alkaline phosphatase yields MKKCVLVFFLIGSLVHIPPQPLVKAENLPSVKNVILLIGDGMGIHYTSSYRYLKDSSQTTEVEKTVFDPYLVGQQMTYPNDPDENITNSAAAGTALATGIKTYNNAISVDHNGKYLQTVLEAAKELGMATGIVATAEITHATPAAFGAHNKHRENMIDIADDYFDEEIKGKHKIDVILGGGRKYFEREDRNLVEEFKNDGFSYVKNTKELTTDQNEQIIGLFAKEGLPKMFDRNATIPSLEIMTSSAIERLNKNDQGFFLMVEGSQIDWAGHDQDIVSAMSEIEDFEKAFKAAIEFGKKDQHTLVIATADHSTGGYTMGANGIYNWHPSSIKAAKRTPDFIAESIASGTDVEKALRSYIKMPLTQDEIHSVKMAAETHDIKLIDDSIEEIFNLRTNTGWTTEGHTGVDVPVYAYGPSSEKLRGQINNTDIASLIFEVLKN; encoded by the coding sequence ATGAAAAAATGTGTACTCGTCTTTTTCTTAATAGGGTCATTAGTTCATATCCCCCCTCAACCTTTAGTAAAGGCTGAAAACCTACCTAGTGTAAAAAACGTTATTTTATTAATAGGTGATGGTATGGGTATTCATTACACTTCTTCCTATCGTTATCTTAAAGATTCTTCACAAACAACAGAAGTTGAAAAAACCGTTTTTGACCCTTATCTCGTAGGACAACAAATGACATATCCTAATGACCCAGATGAAAATATTACAAATTCAGCAGCAGCTGGTACTGCATTAGCAACTGGAATTAAAACCTATAATAATGCTATTTCAGTCGATCATAATGGTAAATACTTACAAACTGTTCTAGAAGCTGCGAAAGAACTTGGAATGGCAACTGGTATTGTTGCCACAGCAGAAATCACGCATGCTACTCCTGCTGCTTTTGGCGCTCACAATAAGCATCGTGAAAATATGATTGATATTGCCGATGATTATTTTGATGAAGAGATTAAAGGGAAACATAAAATCGATGTCATCCTAGGTGGTGGCAGAAAATACTTTGAACGTGAGGACCGAAATCTCGTTGAAGAATTTAAAAATGATGGATTTTCGTATGTTAAAAATACAAAAGAATTGACCACAGATCAGAATGAACAAATAATAGGACTTTTTGCAAAAGAGGGTCTACCCAAAATGTTCGATCGTAATGCTACTATACCCTCACTAGAAATAATGACAAGTTCAGCAATTGAAAGATTAAATAAAAATGATCAAGGATTCTTTCTTATGGTAGAGGGAAGTCAAATTGATTGGGCAGGGCACGATCAGGATATTGTATCTGCCATGAGTGAAATTGAGGATTTCGAAAAAGCGTTTAAAGCGGCCATAGAATTTGGAAAGAAAGATCAACATACATTAGTGATTGCTACCGCTGATCACTCAACTGGTGGTTATACAATGGGAGCAAACGGTATTTATAATTGGCATCCCAGTTCTATAAAAGCAGCAAAACGAACACCTGATTTTATTGCTGAATCTATAGCAAGTGGCACCGATGTTGAAAAGGCTCTAAGATCATATATTAAGATGCCGTTAACACAAGATGAAATACATTCTGTTAAAATGGCAGCGGAAACTCATGATATAAAATTAATTGATGATTCAATAGAAGAAATCTTTAATTTACGAACAAATACAGGCTGGACTACAGAAGGTCACACAGGAGTTGATGTCCCCGTTTACGCATACGGACCTTCCTCTGAGAAGCTAAGAGGACAAATCAATAACACTGATATTGCTTCACTTATATTTGAAGTGCTCAAAAACTAG